One window from the genome of Streptococcus halotolerans encodes:
- the mraY gene encoding phospho-N-acetylmuramoyl-pentapeptide-transferase, with the protein MLISIIVGIVSFVLTIIAMPFFIHYYQMKKIGGQQMHEDVKQHLAKAGTPTMGGTVFLTVSLLVSLIFGLVNQINQGAAVGATVGILSVVLIYGIIGFLDDFLKIFKQINEGLTPWQKMILQIVAGLLFYFIHVRPSGITSLNILGWELPLGVFYVAFVIFWVVGFSNAVNLTDGIDGLASISVVITLATYGVIAFVQQQFDILIMIASMIGALLGFFMFNKKPAKVFMGDVGSLALGAMLAAISIALRQEWTLLLTGLVYVFETASVMLQVTYFKITKKKYGEGRRIFRMTPFHHHLELGGLSGKGERWSEWKVDGFMWSVAIGSSLVTLALLYL; encoded by the coding sequence ATGTTAATCAGTATAATAGTCGGTATCGTGAGCTTTGTCTTAACGATTATCGCTATGCCCTTCTTTATTCACTATTATCAGATGAAAAAAATTGGTGGACAGCAAATGCACGAGGATGTCAAGCAACATCTAGCCAAGGCTGGCACACCAACTATGGGAGGAACTGTTTTTTTAACAGTTAGTCTTCTTGTTAGTCTTATTTTCGGACTTGTCAACCAAATTAACCAAGGTGCAGCTGTTGGTGCAACGGTTGGTATTCTATCTGTTGTTCTGATCTATGGTATTATTGGTTTCTTGGATGATTTTTTGAAAATCTTTAAACAAATCAATGAAGGTCTGACCCCTTGGCAAAAGATGATTCTTCAGATTGTTGCTGGTTTGCTTTTCTATTTTATACATGTTCGTCCGAGTGGCATTACGAGTTTGAATATCTTAGGTTGGGAGCTTCCACTAGGTGTTTTTTATGTAGCATTTGTCATCTTTTGGGTTGTCGGTTTTTCCAATGCGGTCAACCTAACAGATGGTATTGATGGTCTTGCTTCTATTTCAGTTGTCATTACTTTGGCAACTTATGGCGTCATTGCCTTTGTTCAGCAGCAATTTGATATTTTGATTATGATTGCCTCAATGATTGGTGCCCTCCTTGGATTCTTTATGTTCAATAAAAAACCAGCGAAGGTTTTCATGGGTGATGTTGGTTCGTTGGCGCTTGGAGCTATGTTAGCAGCCATTTCTATTGCTCTACGACAAGAGTGGACACTATTACTGACTGGACTTGTCTATGTTTTTGAAACAGCATCAGTCATGTTACAAGTGACCTATTTCAAAATCACTAAGAAAAAATATGGTGAAGGTCGTCGTATTTTCCGAATGACTCCCTTCCATCACCATCTTGAATTAGGGGGCTTGTCAGGAAAAGGGGAGCGTTGGAGTGAATGGAAAGTTGATGGCTTTATGTGGTCAGTCGCCATCGGTTCGAGTTTGGTGACGCTAGCTTTACTTTATTTATAA
- a CDS encoding DEAD/DEAH box helicase, translating to MSFKDFNFKPYIQTALDEIGFKEPTAVQQKLIPVVRSGRDLVGESKTGSGKTHTFLLPIFEKLDEDKSEVQAVITAPSRELATQIYQATKQIASHSKKGLRVVNYVGGTDKLRQMERLKTAQPHIVIGTPGRVYDLVKSGDLEIHRAHTFVVDEADMTMDMGFLDTVDKIAASFSKDVQMLVFSATIPQKLQPFLKKYLTNPVIEQIKTSTVIADTIDNWLISTKGKDKNAQLLNLSKVINPYMAMIFVNTKERADELHSYLSANGLKVAKIHGGIPPRERKRIMNQVKNLDFEYIVATDLAARGIDIEGVSHVINDAIPQDLSFFVHRVGRTGRNGLSGIAITLYQPSDDSDIRELEKMGISFEPKVLKNGEIQDTYDRDRRHQREKAYQKLDTEMIGLVKKKKKKVKPGYKKKIQWAVDEKRKKERRAANRARGRAERKAKKQTF from the coding sequence ATGTCCTTTAAAGATTTTAATTTTAAACCTTATATTCAAACCGCTTTAGATGAGATTGGTTTCAAAGAACCAACAGCTGTACAGCAAAAATTAATCCCAGTGGTTCGCTCAGGTCGTGATCTGGTTGGAGAGTCAAAAACAGGCTCAGGTAAAACCCATACGTTCTTGTTACCCATTTTTGAAAAACTAGATGAAGACAAGTCTGAAGTTCAGGCAGTTATCACAGCACCTAGTCGCGAGTTGGCTACTCAAATTTACCAAGCGACTAAACAAATTGCGTCGCATTCTAAGAAAGGGCTCCGCGTGGTAAACTATGTGGGCGGTACGGATAAGTTGCGTCAAATGGAACGTTTAAAAACCGCACAACCACACATTGTTATCGGAACCCCGGGTCGTGTTTATGACCTGGTTAAATCAGGAGATTTGGAGATTCACAGGGCTCATACGTTTGTCGTTGATGAAGCCGATATGACCATGGATATGGGATTTCTTGATACGGTCGATAAGATTGCTGCCAGCTTTTCTAAGGATGTTCAAATGTTGGTCTTCTCAGCGACTATTCCTCAAAAATTGCAACCTTTCCTCAAAAAATATTTGACCAACCCAGTTATCGAACAAATCAAAACAAGTACTGTTATCGCTGATACGATTGACAACTGGTTGATCTCAACAAAAGGAAAAGATAAAAATGCACAATTGTTGAATTTATCAAAGGTTATCAATCCTTACATGGCTATGATTTTTGTTAATACTAAAGAGCGTGCCGATGAGCTGCACTCTTATTTGTCAGCTAATGGCTTAAAAGTGGCAAAAATCCATGGTGGCATTCCTCCGCGTGAGCGAAAGCGTATCATGAATCAAGTCAAAAACCTAGATTTTGAGTATATTGTGGCAACAGATTTGGCTGCTCGCGGAATTGATATCGAAGGGGTCAGTCATGTGATCAACGATGCCATCCCACAGGATTTATCTTTCTTCGTCCACCGTGTAGGACGTACGGGACGTAATGGCTTATCGGGAATTGCGATTACCCTTTACCAACCCAGTGATGATTCAGATATTCGCGAATTAGAAAAAATGGGGATTTCATTTGAGCCAAAGGTGTTGAAAAATGGTGAAATCCAAGACACTTATGACCGAGATCGTCGTCATCAACGCGAAAAAGCTTATCAGAAATTAGACACCGAAATGATTGGCTTGGTTAAGAAGAAAAAGAAAAAAGTAAAACCAGGTTATAAAAAGAAAATTCAGTGGGCCGTTGATGAGAAACGTAAAAAAGAACGTCGAGCTGCTAATAGGGCACGAGGTCGTGCTGAACGTAAAGCTAAAAAACAAACCTTTTAG
- a CDS encoding transporter substrate-binding domain-containing protein yields MKRKFLVTLSAMAVLVVGVFSLPHQVKGKTKSNEIIVATDSDTAPFTYKKGKQFTGYDIDVLKAVFKDSSKYHVTFVTTAFDSILTGLDAGRFDIAANDFAYNDDRAEKYLFSKPISKSNHVIVGKSGKKYSSLDDLSGKTTEVLPGVNYADVLKNWNKNHPDKEPIDIRYASSSTGLSTRMQHIENGKIDFILYDAISANYIIKDQGFDLEISDIKDNSGEETDGLEYFLFAKDKKGKKLQAYVDKRLEQLAKEGTLQKLSRKHFGGDFSTQLKN; encoded by the coding sequence ATGAAAAGAAAATTCTTGGTTACTCTTAGTGCTATGGCTGTTTTGGTAGTTGGAGTTTTCAGCCTGCCCCATCAAGTCAAAGGAAAGACAAAAAGTAATGAGATTATAGTGGCTACAGACTCAGATACGGCACCGTTTACTTATAAAAAAGGGAAGCAATTTACGGGATATGATATTGATGTTTTAAAAGCAGTCTTTAAAGACTCCTCAAAGTATCATGTTACCTTCGTGACAACAGCTTTTGATAGTATTTTGACAGGATTAGACGCTGGCCGATTTGATATAGCAGCAAATGACTTTGCCTACAATGATGATAGGGCTGAAAAGTACCTTTTTTCAAAACCTATCTCTAAATCGAATCATGTCATTGTTGGAAAATCAGGGAAAAAATACAGTAGTCTAGATGACTTATCTGGAAAAACAACAGAGGTTTTACCAGGTGTCAATTATGCGGACGTTTTAAAAAATTGGAATAAAAATCACCCGGATAAAGAGCCAATTGATATTCGATACGCTTCAAGTTCAACGGGGCTATCGACAAGAATGCAGCATATTGAAAATGGTAAAATTGATTTTATTTTGTATGATGCTATTTCTGCTAATTATATCATTAAGGATCAAGGATTCGATTTAGAGATATCAGATATTAAGGATAATTCTGGAGAAGAGACTGATGGATTAGAATACTTCTTATTTGCTAAAGATAAAAAAGGCAAAAAACTTCAAGCTTATGTTGATAAACGGCTAGAGCAATTAGCAAAGGAAGGAACCCTGCAAAAATTAAGCCGTAAGCATTTTGGCGGTGATTTCAGTACTCAGCTTAAAAATTGA
- a CDS encoding amino acid ABC transporter permease, translating to MKPLFLAAAWYESLVEKLPAGKLFSWRAVFDAIPSILEHLPLTIGLTLAGAVAGLILALLFAVVKINRIKVVYPIQAFFVSFLRGTPILVQLMLSYYGIPLLLKAINQKTGLEMNINAIPASVFAITAFAFNEAAYASETIRAAIQSVNSGEIEAAKSLGMTNKQIYRRVIIPNAAVVATPTLINSLIGLTKGTSLAFNAGIVEMYAQAQILGGSDYRYFERFISVSLVYWGISFLIENLGLFIEKRMAIASPEAVQESIEIGGR from the coding sequence ATGAAACCATTATTTTTAGCGGCAGCTTGGTATGAAAGCCTCGTGGAAAAACTACCAGCTGGCAAACTTTTTTCATGGAGGGCTGTTTTTGATGCCATTCCATCCATTTTAGAACATCTGCCATTAACGATTGGCTTAACTTTGGCAGGTGCAGTCGCTGGGCTCATCCTAGCCCTTTTATTTGCGGTTGTTAAGATTAATCGCATTAAAGTGGTTTATCCTATTCAAGCTTTTTTTGTTAGTTTCTTGCGTGGCACACCGATTCTGGTTCAGTTGATGCTCAGTTACTATGGTATCCCACTTTTACTGAAGGCGATTAATCAAAAAACTGGTTTAGAGATGAATATTAATGCTATTCCAGCATCAGTATTCGCTATTACTGCCTTTGCATTCAATGAAGCAGCCTATGCTAGTGAAACCATTCGTGCGGCTATCCAGTCAGTTAATTCTGGAGAGATTGAAGCTGCTAAAAGCTTAGGTATGACCAATAAACAAATTTATCGTCGAGTGATTATCCCTAATGCAGCTGTCGTTGCTACACCAACCCTCATTAATAGTTTGATTGGATTGACCAAGGGAACATCGCTTGCTTTTAATGCCGGAATTGTCGAAATGTATGCGCAAGCCCAAATTCTTGGTGGTAGTGATTACCGTTACTTTGAACGCTTTATTTCCGTATCTCTTGTTTATTGGGGGATCAGTTTCTTGATTGAAAATTTAGGCCTTTTCATTGAGAAGCGTATGGCGATTGCTTCGCCAGAAGCTGTTCAAGAATCAATTGAAATAGGAGGTCGCTAA
- a CDS encoding amino acid ABC transporter ATP-binding protein: MISIRHLTKEFSGQKVLDGLDLDIQKGEVVALVGASGAGKSTFLRSLNYLEEADSGTIDIDGFKVDFKTISTEDILTLRRKLAMVFQQFNLFERRTALGNVKEGLKVVKQMSDAEATKIAKEELAKVGLSDRENHYPRHLSGGQKQRVALARALAMKPDVLLLDEPTSALDPELVGEVEKSIADAAKAGQTMVLVSHDMNFVAQVADKILFLEKGKILEQGTPDQMINYPKEERTKEFFASYKKSYL, from the coding sequence ATGATTTCAATTCGTCATTTAACCAAAGAGTTCTCAGGACAAAAAGTGCTTGATGGGTTAGACTTAGATATCCAAAAAGGTGAAGTAGTGGCCCTTGTTGGTGCTTCAGGTGCTGGAAAATCGACATTCTTACGCAGTCTAAATTACCTAGAGGAAGCTGATTCAGGTACTATTGACATTGATGGTTTCAAGGTTGATTTCAAGACGATTTCAACTGAAGACATTTTGACTCTCCGTCGCAAACTAGCGATGGTTTTCCAGCAATTTAATCTTTTCGAGCGTCGTACGGCACTTGGAAATGTTAAAGAAGGCTTGAAAGTTGTCAAACAGATGTCAGACGCTGAAGCGACTAAGATTGCCAAGGAAGAATTGGCGAAAGTTGGCCTTTCAGATAGAGAAAATCACTACCCTCGACATTTGTCAGGTGGGCAAAAACAACGTGTTGCCTTAGCCCGTGCTTTAGCCATGAAACCTGACGTTCTATTACTTGATGAACCGACTTCAGCTCTTGACCCAGAGCTTGTTGGTGAAGTTGAAAAATCAATCGCAGATGCTGCAAAGGCAGGTCAAACGATGGTATTGGTAAGTCACGACATGAATTTTGTAGCTCAAGTAGCTGATAAAATTCTCTTTCTCGAAAAAGGAAAGATTTTGGAACAAGGGACACCTGACCAGATGATTAACTACCCTAAGGAAGAGCGGACGAAAGAATTCTTCGCTAGTTACAAAAAGTCATATCTTTGA
- a CDS encoding DUF4059 family protein, translated as MLHTLISFYLQGLLLATIFVFIAGLTYMVNRAYKKVDKTAKERQEVLYDVLMICILTVPIFSFAFMALLLVLKS; from the coding sequence ATGTTACATACTTTAATTTCATTTTACTTACAAGGGCTCTTATTAGCAACCATCTTTGTATTTATAGCTGGTCTGACCTACATGGTGAATAGAGCCTATAAAAAAGTAGATAAAACGGCTAAAGAGCGACAAGAAGTTCTTTATGATGTCTTGATGATTTGTATTTTGACAGTTCCTATTTTTTCGTTTGCCTTTATGGCTTTGCTATTAGTTCTTAAATCTTAA
- the trxB gene encoding thioredoxin-disulfide reductase, whose translation MYDTIVIGAGPAGMTAALYAARSNLKVATLEQGAPGGQMNNTADVENYPGFELISGPELSMKMFEPLEKFGVENLYGIVTGIEDKGDYKIVRTADESYETKTVIIATGAKHRQIGVAGEKEYNSRGVSYCAVCDGAFFRNQDLLVVGGGDSAVEEGLFLTRFANSVTIVHRRDELRAQKILQDRAFANDKVSFIWDSVVEEIKGNDMKVTNVDIKNVKTNDVSNHEFGGVFVYVGLDPVSDFFRDLGITDQEGWVVTDDHMRTNIPGIFAIGDIRQKHLRQITTAVGDGAIAGQEAYQYIVEHEA comes from the coding sequence ATGTACGATACAATTGTGATTGGAGCTGGTCCTGCAGGAATGACTGCAGCGCTATATGCCGCTCGTTCTAATTTGAAAGTGGCCACTTTGGAACAAGGTGCTCCAGGTGGACAAATGAATAATACAGCTGATGTTGAAAATTACCCAGGCTTTGAGCTAATCAGTGGCCCTGAATTATCCATGAAAATGTTTGAACCCCTTGAGAAATTCGGCGTTGAAAACCTTTATGGTATTGTGACTGGTATCGAAGATAAAGGGGATTACAAAATCGTTCGAACAGCTGATGAATCCTACGAAACTAAAACGGTCATCATCGCGACAGGGGCTAAACATCGTCAAATTGGCGTAGCTGGAGAAAAGGAATACAATAGCCGCGGGGTTTCTTACTGTGCTGTTTGCGATGGTGCCTTCTTTAGAAATCAAGATTTGCTTGTTGTTGGAGGTGGCGATTCAGCCGTTGAAGAAGGATTATTCTTAACGCGTTTTGCTAATTCTGTTACCATTGTACACCGCCGTGATGAATTACGTGCGCAGAAGATTTTGCAGGATCGTGCTTTTGCCAACGATAAGGTTTCTTTCATTTGGGATTCAGTGGTTGAAGAAATTAAAGGGAATGACATGAAAGTTACCAATGTTGACATCAAAAATGTTAAAACAAATGATGTCAGCAACCATGAGTTCGGTGGTGTCTTCGTTTATGTCGGTCTTGACCCAGTATCAGACTTCTTCCGTGATTTAGGGATTACGGATCAAGAGGGTTGGGTAGTGACAGATGATCACATGAGAACCAACATTCCTGGTATTTTTGCTATTGGAGATATTCGTCAAAAACATTTGCGTCAAATCACGACAGCTGTCGGTGATGGTGCTATTGCCGGTCAGGAAGCTTATCAATATATTGTTGAACACGAAGCATAA
- a CDS encoding nicotinate phosphoribosyltransferase yields the protein MNYTDDSLTLHTDLYQINMMQVYFQQGIHNKRAIFELYFRKLPFENGFAVFAGLERLVSYLKQLRFTETDLAYLREEGYPEDFLAYLKDFKLELSVKSAREGDLVFANEPLVQVEGPLAQCQLVETALLNIVNFQTLIATKAARIRTVIADEPLLEFGTRRAQEMDAAIWGTRAAVIGGADATSNVRAGKIFGIPVSGTHAHAMVQAYGNDYDAFKAYAQTHYNCVFLVDTYDTLKIGVPAAIKIAKEFGDKINFQGVRLDSGDMAYLSKEVRKQLDEAGFTDAKIYASNDLDENTILNLKMQKAKIDVWGVGTKLITAYDQPALGAVYKIVSIEDDNGKMRDTIKLSNNAEKVSTPGKKQVWRITSREKGKSEGDYITFADVDVSKMDEIHMFHPVYTYISKTVKNFNAVPLLTDIFQDGQLVYELPSLEDIKEYAHKELEDLWDEYKRVLNPQEYPVDLAKDVWDNKMALIDRVRKSAFAQVKGD from the coding sequence ATGAATTATACCGATGATAGTTTAACACTACATACAGATCTCTACCAAATCAATATGATGCAGGTTTATTTCCAGCAAGGTATTCACAATAAACGTGCTATCTTTGAGCTTTACTTCCGTAAATTACCCTTTGAAAATGGCTTTGCTGTTTTTGCAGGCTTGGAACGTCTCGTGTCATATTTGAAACAATTGCGTTTCACTGAAACAGACCTTGCTTATCTTCGTGAAGAAGGCTATCCAGAGGACTTTTTAGCCTATCTGAAAGATTTTAAATTAGAACTTTCGGTTAAGTCAGCACGTGAAGGAGACTTGGTATTTGCCAATGAGCCTCTGGTTCAAGTAGAGGGACCCTTGGCACAATGTCAGCTGGTTGAAACAGCTCTTTTGAATATTGTTAATTTCCAAACATTGATTGCGACCAAAGCAGCTCGTATTAGGACAGTTATTGCAGATGAGCCGCTTCTCGAATTTGGAACTCGTCGTGCTCAAGAGATGGACGCTGCTATTTGGGGAACACGTGCGGCTGTCATTGGTGGTGCGGATGCCACTTCAAATGTGCGAGCAGGCAAGATTTTTGGCATTCCAGTGTCAGGAACGCATGCTCACGCGATGGTTCAAGCTTATGGTAATGATTACGATGCCTTTAAAGCTTATGCCCAAACTCACTACAATTGCGTTTTCTTGGTGGATACTTATGATACCCTAAAAATCGGTGTTCCAGCAGCTATTAAGATTGCCAAGGAATTTGGCGATAAGATTAATTTTCAAGGGGTTCGTTTGGATTCAGGAGACATGGCCTACCTTTCTAAAGAAGTTCGTAAACAGTTAGATGAAGCTGGTTTCACGGATGCTAAGATTTATGCCTCTAATGACTTAGATGAAAATACCATCCTAAACTTGAAAATGCAAAAGGCAAAAATTGATGTCTGGGGAGTTGGAACCAAACTCATCACAGCTTATGACCAACCAGCTCTCGGTGCGGTCTATAAGATTGTTTCTATTGAAGATGATAATGGGAAAATGAGAGACACGATCAAACTATCAAACAATGCTGAAAAAGTCTCTACACCAGGTAAGAAGCAAGTTTGGCGCATCACTAGCCGCGAAAAAGGCAAGTCAGAAGGAGATTACATTACGTTTGCAGATGTTGATGTGTCTAAAATGGATGAAATCCATATGTTTCATCCTGTCTATACCTACATTTCAAAGACAGTTAAGAACTTTAATGCTGTGCCATTATTGACAGATATCTTCCAAGATGGTCAATTGGTTTATGAGCTACCAAGTTTAGAAGACATCAAAGAGTATGCTCATAAAGAGTTGGAAGATTTATGGGATGAGTACAAACGTGTCCTTAACCCACAAGAATACCCAGTGGACCTTGCTAAGGATGTTTGGGACAATAAAATGGCGCTTATTGATCGTGTTCGTAAATCAGCCTTTGCCCAAGTTAAAGGAGACTAA
- the nadE gene encoding ammonia-dependent NAD(+) synthetase, with product MSLQATIIKTLGVKPEIDAQEEIRRSIDFLKVYLLKHPFLKTLVLGISGGQDSTLAGRLAQLAIEELRLETNRDYQFIAIRLPYGVQADEADAQKALDFIKPDVSLVINIKEAVDGQVSELAKAGVEVSDFNKGNIKARQRMITQYAVAGQYSGAVIGTDHAAENITGFFTKFGDGGADILPLFRLNKRQGKQLLIELGADKALYEKIPIADLEENKPGLADEVALGVTYKDIDDYLEGKQVSSEAQEKIENWWQKTMHKRHLPITIFDDFWK from the coding sequence GTGAGTTTACAAGCAACTATTATTAAAACATTAGGCGTTAAGCCAGAGATTGATGCCCAAGAAGAAATTCGTCGTTCCATTGATTTCTTAAAAGTCTATCTCTTAAAACACCCCTTTTTAAAGACTTTAGTTTTAGGGATTTCAGGTGGTCAAGACTCTACCTTGGCTGGACGTTTAGCACAATTAGCTATTGAAGAATTGCGTCTTGAAACCAATCGAGACTATCAATTCATCGCAATTCGTCTTCCCTATGGTGTTCAAGCTGATGAAGCGGACGCGCAAAAAGCACTTGATTTTATCAAGCCTGATGTCAGTCTAGTGATTAACATCAAGGAAGCAGTGGATGGTCAGGTGTCAGAATTAGCCAAGGCAGGTGTGGAAGTATCCGACTTCAACAAAGGAAATATCAAGGCTCGCCAACGTATGATTACACAGTATGCTGTGGCAGGACAATACAGTGGTGCAGTTATTGGAACAGACCATGCAGCGGAAAATATCACAGGATTTTTCACTAAGTTTGGTGATGGTGGAGCGGATATTTTGCCACTCTTTCGTTTGAACAAACGTCAGGGGAAACAACTTTTAATTGAACTAGGCGCTGATAAGGCGCTTTATGAAAAAATCCCCATAGCAGATTTGGAAGAAAATAAACCAGGCCTTGCTGATGAAGTCGCATTAGGCGTAACTTATAAGGATATTGATGATTACCTTGAAGGCAAGCAAGTATCATCTGAAGCCCAAGAAAAAATCGAAAATTGGTGGCAAAAAACCATGCATAAGCGTCATTTACCAATAACCATTTTTGATGACTTTTGGAAATAG
- the pepC gene encoding aminopeptidase C translates to MSELTKTFTDQLFENYQANPKFQALENAVTHAGLLKVLETRQSAIENDYVFSVDLTNDAVSNQKASGRCWMFAALNTFRHKLISEFKLEHFELSQAHTFFWDKYEKSNWFLENIVATADQELDSRKVKFLLDVPQQDGGQWDMVVSLFEKYGVVPKSVYPESISSSNSRELNQYLNKLLRQDAQILRELIAEGADEKAIQSKKEELLQEVFNFLAINLGLPPRTFDFAYRDKDNNYHSDKNITPQAFYEQYVGLKLDDYVSIINAPTVDKPFGKSYTVELLGNVVGSRDVRYLNLDMKRFKELAIAQLQAGETVWFGSDVGQSSDRKSGVMATNAYDFTSSMDIELSQDKAGRLDYSESLMTHAMVLTGVDLDENGQSLKWKVENSWGDKVGEKGYFVASDAWMDEYTYQIVVRKDLLTAEELAAYEAEPVLLKPWDPMGALASK, encoded by the coding sequence ATGTCTGAATTAACGAAAACCTTTACAGATCAATTATTTGAAAATTATCAAGCTAACCCTAAATTTCAAGCACTAGAGAACGCAGTGACTCATGCTGGACTCTTGAAAGTTCTTGAAACGCGTCAAAGTGCGATCGAAAATGATTATGTTTTCTCAGTAGACCTTACCAATGATGCTGTTTCCAATCAAAAAGCATCAGGTCGTTGCTGGATGTTTGCAGCACTAAATACGTTTCGCCATAAACTGATTTCAGAGTTTAAATTGGAACATTTTGAATTATCTCAAGCACACACTTTCTTTTGGGATAAATACGAGAAATCAAATTGGTTTTTGGAAAATATTGTGGCAACAGCTGACCAAGAATTAGATAGCCGTAAGGTTAAATTTCTTTTAGATGTGCCTCAACAAGACGGTGGTCAATGGGATATGGTTGTGTCTCTTTTTGAAAAATACGGTGTTGTTCCAAAATCTGTTTACCCAGAGTCAATCAGCTCAAGCAATAGTCGTGAGCTCAATCAATATTTAAACAAACTCTTACGACAAGATGCTCAAATTCTCAGAGAACTCATTGCTGAAGGTGCTGATGAAAAAGCTATCCAAAGCAAAAAAGAAGAGCTCTTGCAAGAAGTTTTTAACTTTCTGGCTATCAACCTTGGGCTACCACCACGGACTTTTGATTTTGCTTATCGTGATAAGGATAATAACTATCATAGTGATAAAAATATCACACCACAAGCCTTTTATGAGCAATATGTTGGTCTGAAATTGGATGATTATGTTTCTATTATCAATGCACCGACGGTAGATAAACCTTTCGGAAAATCTTACACCGTTGAACTTTTGGGAAATGTGGTTGGTAGCCGTGACGTTCGCTACCTCAATCTTGATATGAAACGGTTTAAAGAGTTGGCCATCGCTCAATTGCAAGCTGGTGAAACGGTATGGTTTGGTTCTGATGTTGGCCAGTCGTCTGATCGTAAATCAGGTGTTATGGCGACAAATGCCTATGATTTCACCTCAAGTATGGATATTGAACTCAGTCAAGATAAGGCTGGTCGATTGGATTATAGTGAGAGTTTGATGACCCATGCCATGGTCTTGACAGGTGTTGATTTGGATGAGAATGGTCAATCCCTTAAATGGAAGGTTGAAAATTCTTGGGGTGATAAAGTTGGTGAAAAAGGTTATTTTGTTGCCTCAGATGCTTGGATGGATGAGTATACCTACCAAATTGTTGTTCGCAAGGATTTATTAACAGCTGAAGAGTTGGCCGCTTATGAGGCAGAGCCAGTTCTTTTGAAACCATGGGATCCGATGGGAGCTCTAGCTTCTAAATAA
- a CDS encoding MetQ/NlpA family ABC transporter substrate-binding protein, whose amino-acid sequence MTLLKKVLGIAGLAVASTVVLAACSGDNSADDKDVVRVGIMTKTDATEPIWDRVEELAEKKGIELKFTEFTDYTQPNKALKNGEIDVNAFQHYNFLNDWNKKNDGDLVAAADTLLSPINLFSGLDGKKAKYKDVKDLPKGATISVPNDPTNESRALYVLQSAGLIKLSKSGEEVATLDDITSNSKDLNIKEIAADQSASTLTSVDAAIINNNYAVDAGVDYGTSIFTEEKNDSSKQWINIIAAQKDWKKSDKADAIKTLIDVYQTDEVAKIIKKASKGTDIAIWEGAPKN is encoded by the coding sequence ATGACATTATTGAAAAAAGTATTAGGTATAGCAGGTTTAGCCGTGGCTTCAACAGTTGTTTTGGCAGCTTGTTCAGGTGATAATTCAGCTGATGATAAAGATGTTGTTCGTGTTGGGATCATGACCAAAACGGATGCTACTGAACCTATTTGGGACCGTGTTGAAGAACTGGCTGAAAAAAAGGGGATTGAACTAAAATTCACAGAGTTCACTGATTATACACAACCCAATAAAGCTCTTAAAAATGGTGAAATTGATGTTAATGCCTTTCAACATTATAATTTCTTGAACGACTGGAACAAGAAAAATGATGGCGATTTGGTGGCGGCAGCTGACACACTCTTGAGTCCTATTAACCTGTTCTCAGGTTTAGATGGCAAAAAAGCCAAATATAAGGATGTCAAAGACCTTCCAAAAGGGGCAACAATTTCAGTACCAAACGATCCAACCAATGAAAGTCGTGCTCTTTATGTGCTTCAATCAGCAGGGTTGATTAAATTATCTAAATCAGGTGAAGAAGTAGCGACACTTGATGATATTACATCAAATTCAAAAGATTTGAACATCAAAGAGATCGCCGCTGATCAATCTGCTTCAACATTGACATCTGTTGATGCGGCTATTATTAACAACAACTACGCTGTTGATGCTGGTGTTGATTACGGTACCTCAATCTTCACCGAAGAAAAAAATGATAGTTCAAAACAATGGATTAATATTATTGCTGCTCAAAAAGACTGGAAAAAATCTGATAAAGCAGACGCTATCAAGACTTTGATTGATGTTTACCAAACGGATGAAGTTGCTAAAATCATCAAAAAAGCATCTAAAGGTACAGATATTGCTATCTGGGAAGGTGCTCCAAAAAATTAA